One segment of Carya illinoinensis cultivar Pawnee chromosome 1, C.illinoinensisPawnee_v1, whole genome shotgun sequence DNA contains the following:
- the LOC122284647 gene encoding LOW QUALITY PROTEIN: amino acid transporter AVT6E (The sequence of the model RefSeq protein was modified relative to this genomic sequence to represent the inferred CDS: substituted 1 base at 1 genomic stop codon): protein MDSTYSIIPKNSYVEIQSHNNLHSARSPLKTLVKLLPFDEERGYLYSSKNVNDRDDGFDNDRDLDFDNYPLIDGGSKTGPGISSAVFNLTTTIIGAGIMALQAAMKVLGLIPGFVLIILMGILSEISVELLVRFSVLCKAXSYGEVVQHAMGKPARIFLESCIIVNNAGVLVVYLIIMGDVMSGSLHHVGVFDQWLGNGVWDQRKLVILVAVVVFLAPLCVLERIDSLSLTSAASVALAIVFVVVACVIALIKLVEGKIDAPRMGPDFGSKKAILDLLVVIPIMTNAYVCHFNVQPIYNELEGRSPQKMNRVGRITTAVCIVVYAFTAVSGYLLFGQGTESDVLTNFDEDLGIRFSSALNYIVRVGYILHLVLVFPVVHFSLRQTVDALLLEGSAPLLESRKRSLGLTAILLVLIYFGSTMIPNIWTAFKFTGATTGMSLGFIFPSLIALRLGPHGGGLSIGENFLSWLMLTLAIVVGIVGVIGNIYGIKSQSE from the coding sequence ATGGATAGCACTTATTCAATTATACCCAAAAACTCGTATGTAGAAATACAATCCCACAATAATCTTCATAGCGCTAGATCCCCTCTCAAAACCCTTGTCAAATTACTCCCTTTTGATGAAGAAAGAGGCTACCTATATTCTTCCAAGAATGTAAATGATAGGGATGATGGTTTTGATAATGATCGTGATCTTGATTTTGATAATTATCCTCTTATTGATGGTGGGTCTAAAACTGGGCCTGGAATCTCTAGTGCCGTCTTTAATCTAACTACTACAATTATTGGGGCTGGAATTATGGCCCTACAGGCCGCAATGAAGGTTCTTGGATTGATTCCCGGTTTTGTTTTGATAATCCTTATGGGTATTTTGTCGGAAATTAGCGTCGAATTGTTAGTGAGGTTTTCAGTCTTGTGTAAGGCCTAATCGTACGGCGAAGTTGTGCAACATGCGATGGGGAAGCCCGCGAGGATATTTTTGGAGAGTTGTATAATTGTGAATAATGCAGGCGTGTTGGTCGTGTATTTGATTATAATGGGGGATGTGATGTCGGGGTCACTTCATCATGTCGGGGTATTCGATCAGTGGTTGGGGAATGGGGTGTGGGATCAGAGGAAGCTGGTGATATTGGTTGCGGTTGTTGTGTTTCTTGCACCGCTTTGTGTTTTAGAGAGGATTGATTCACTGAGCTTGACTTCGGCTGCTTCAGTGGCTCTTGCCATCGTGTTTGTTGTGGTTGCTTGTGTTATTGCGCTTATCAAGCTTGTCGAAGGAAAAATTGACGCTCCAAGGATGGGTCCGGATTTTGGGTCAAAGAAGGCTATTCTGGACTTGCTTGTGGTGATTCCCATTATGACAAATGCTTATGTTTGTCATTTCAATGTCCAGCCCATATATAATGAGCTTGAAGGGCGGTCTCCCCAGAAGATGAACCGGGTGGGGAGGATCACGACTGCAGTTTGCATTGTGGTCTATGCTTTTACCGCCGTATCAGGGTATCTATTATTTGGGCAGGGTACTGAATCTGATGTACTGACCAATTTTGATGAGGACCTTGGGATTCGTTTCAGTTCAGCATTGAACTATATCGTCCGGGTTGGATACATTCTTCATTTAGTTCTTGTTTTCCCAGTTGTTCATTTTTCCCTACGGCAAACAGTGGATGCTTTGCTGCTTGAGGGATCTGCTCCACTCTTAGAGAGTAGGAAGAGGTCTTTAGGTTTGACAGCAATTTTAttggtacttatttattttggatCCACTATGATTCCCAACATTTGGACTGCTTTCAAGTTTACAGGGGCAACTACGGGAATGTCATTGGGGTTTATATTTCCGTCTCTTATAGCATTAAGGTTAGGTCCGCATGGGGGTGGTTTGAGCATTGGTGAAAATTTCTTGTCCTGGTTGATGTTAACATTGGCCATAGTAGTCGGCATTGTTGGAGTGATCGGAAATATTTATGGCATCAAAAGCCAATCCGAATGA